A single genomic interval of Rhizobium leguminosarum bv. trifolii WSM1325 harbors:
- a CDS encoding NADH/Ubiquinone/plastoquinone (complex I) (PFAM: NADH/Ubiquinone/plastoquinone (complex I)~KEGG: rec:RHECIAT_CH0001338 Na+/H+ antiporter protein, subunit A), with protein MADVTALTFLAMCLPLVGALAAPFVIRIFGANGAWLLAVAPLLAFLHFLRFIPKIARGEVVAGGYSWVPSFHLSFSWFLDGLSLTFALLITGIGTLIVLYAGGYLKGHKDQGRFFSFIFLFMGAMLGVVVSDSFLMLFVFWELTSITSFLLIGFDHEREAARRAALQALVVTGGGGLCLLAGLLLLWNISGVTEMSRLMGAGDIVRESPLYLAALILVLGGAFTKSAQFPFHFWLPNAMEAPTPVSAYLHSATMVKAGVYLLMRLNPVMGATPAWEILLPFFGGLTLVVGTALAIRQTDLKLKLAYTTVSSLGLLVMLIGFGSDHAVEAAALYLVAHSLFKGALFMVAGIIDHETGTRDITRLSGLMRAMPLTWMIALAAAFSMAGLPPFFGFLAKEEIYMALVGGDIRALTFTAITVFGNALMFAVAFAVALKPFLGQPVETPKPPHEAPVLLWLGPAVLAVLGLLAAIFSTFTHTVLSSPIASAIRQTPVEIDISLTPHIGLPLAVSALTVLLGIGVYGQLARARFLMAVFLRAAGPGPDHGFDVALSGLVRFSGRVMRVLQPGRLEIYVTCTFLCVAAILIIPLVVYGELPRLPAWPADVRLYEWAVFLIAAVGLAAVLVARDRLTAIVSLGIQGFAVAIIFLLFGAPDLSFTQFMVETLSVVILALVMTRLRLSPADRRPLGRKLFDGALALACGLGFTLLLMRATQAPFNDALTEFFNAYSKSIAHGANVVNVIIVDFRGTDTLGEIAVVAVTGLAILALIRIRAGSERKLAANDPATEG; from the coding sequence ATGGCCGATGTCACGGCTCTGACATTTCTGGCCATGTGTCTGCCGCTCGTCGGCGCTCTTGCCGCCCCCTTCGTCATCCGCATCTTCGGCGCAAACGGTGCCTGGCTCCTGGCGGTCGCTCCCTTGCTCGCCTTCCTGCATTTCCTGCGTTTCATTCCCAAGATCGCGCGCGGCGAGGTCGTCGCCGGCGGTTATTCCTGGGTGCCGAGCTTTCATCTCTCTTTTTCCTGGTTTCTCGATGGCCTGTCGCTGACTTTCGCGCTGCTGATCACCGGCATCGGCACCCTGATCGTGCTTTATGCCGGCGGCTACCTCAAAGGACACAAGGATCAGGGCCGCTTCTTCTCCTTCATCTTCCTCTTCATGGGCGCGATGCTCGGCGTCGTCGTTTCCGACAGTTTCCTGATGCTCTTCGTCTTTTGGGAATTGACGTCGATCACGTCCTTCCTGCTGATCGGCTTCGACCACGAGCGTGAGGCGGCTCGCCGCGCCGCCCTGCAGGCGCTTGTTGTGACCGGCGGGGGAGGGCTCTGCCTGTTGGCCGGCCTGCTGCTGCTCTGGAACATCTCGGGCGTCACTGAGATGTCGCGGCTCATGGGAGCGGGCGATATCGTGCGCGAAAGCCCGCTCTATCTCGCTGCCCTCATCCTGGTCTTGGGCGGTGCCTTCACCAAATCGGCGCAGTTTCCCTTTCATTTCTGGCTGCCGAACGCCATGGAGGCGCCGACGCCGGTTTCCGCCTATCTGCATTCGGCCACCATGGTGAAGGCAGGCGTCTATCTGCTGATGCGGCTCAATCCCGTCATGGGGGCAACCCCTGCCTGGGAAATCCTTCTGCCCTTCTTCGGCGGGCTGACGCTGGTCGTCGGCACCGCGCTCGCCATCCGCCAGACCGACCTGAAGCTCAAGCTCGCCTATACCACCGTCTCCTCGCTCGGCCTGCTCGTCATGCTGATCGGCTTCGGCTCGGACCATGCGGTGGAGGCGGCGGCGCTCTATCTGGTGGCGCATTCCCTCTTCAAGGGCGCGCTCTTCATGGTCGCCGGCATCATCGATCACGAGACCGGCACGCGCGATATCACCAGGCTCAGCGGCCTGATGCGGGCGATGCCGCTCACCTGGATGATTGCCCTTGCGGCGGCCTTCTCGATGGCCGGCCTGCCGCCCTTCTTCGGTTTCCTCGCCAAGGAGGAGATTTATATGGCACTTGTCGGCGGCGATATCCGCGCGCTCACCTTTACCGCCATAACCGTCTTCGGCAATGCGCTGATGTTTGCCGTCGCCTTCGCCGTGGCGCTGAAACCCTTCCTCGGCCAACCGGTGGAGACGCCGAAACCGCCGCACGAAGCGCCCGTCCTGCTTTGGCTCGGCCCGGCCGTTCTCGCCGTCCTCGGGCTGCTCGCGGCGATCTTTTCGACCTTCACCCATACCGTCCTGTCCTCGCCGATCGCCTCCGCCATCCGCCAGACACCCGTCGAAATCGACATTTCGCTGACGCCGCATATCGGCCTGCCCTTGGCGGTTTCCGCCCTGACCGTGCTGCTCGGCATCGGCGTCTACGGGCAGCTCGCGCGCGCCCGTTTCCTGATGGCCGTTTTCCTGCGCGCGGCCGGACCTGGGCCGGACCATGGCTTTGATGTTGCACTATCGGGCCTTGTCCGCTTTTCCGGCCGCGTCATGCGTGTGCTCCAGCCGGGGCGGCTGGAGATCTATGTCACCTGCACCTTCCTCTGCGTCGCCGCTATCCTCATCATTCCGCTTGTCGTCTATGGCGAACTGCCGCGTCTGCCGGCCTGGCCGGCCGATGTCAGGCTCTATGAATGGGCGGTCTTCCTGATCGCCGCCGTCGGCCTTGCAGCCGTGCTCGTTGCCCGCGACCGGCTGACGGCGATCGTCTCGCTCGGCATCCAGGGTTTCGCCGTCGCCATCATCTTCCTGCTCTTCGGCGCGCCGGATCTGTCCTTCACCCAGTTCATGGTCGAAACTCTTTCGGTGGTGATCCTTGCCCTGGTCATGACCAGGCTTCGTCTTTCTCCCGCCGATCGGCGGCCGCTCGGCCGCAAGCTCTTCGACGGCGCGCTGGCGCTTGCCTGCGGCCTCGGTTTCACGCTTCTGCTGATGCGGGCGACGCAGGCGCCGTTCAACGATGCGCTGACGGAATTCTTCAACGCCTATTCCAAATCGATCGCCCATGGCGCCAATGTCGTCAACGTCATCATCGTCGATTTCCGCGGCACCGACACGCTCGGCGAAATCGCCGTCGTTGCGGTCACCGGCCTTGCCATCCTGGCGCTTATCCGCATTCGCGCCGGCAGCGAGCGCAAGCTTGCCGCCAATGATCCCGCGACGGAGGGCTGA
- a CDS encoding Na+/H+ antiporter MnhB subunit-related protein (PFAM: Na+/H+ antiporter MnhB subunit-related protein~KEGG: rec:RHECIAT_CH0001339 Na+/H+ antiporter protein, subunit B), which produces MNTLIFRTVAPFLTALMLLFSVFVLLRGHNEPGGGFIGGLIAASGLAIYGIARGVGAVRRALFFHPLSIAGFGLFLSTAAGLLSILFAVPFMTGLWIYPTLFGAEVPLSSVMLFDIGVYLVVLGAITSIALALEEKEVE; this is translated from the coding sequence GTGAACACCCTCATCTTCCGCACCGTCGCCCCGTTCCTCACCGCACTGATGCTGCTGTTTTCCGTCTTCGTGCTGCTGCGCGGCCATAACGAGCCGGGCGGCGGCTTCATCGGCGGGCTGATCGCTGCCTCGGGACTGGCGATCTACGGCATTGCCCGCGGCGTCGGCGCCGTTCGCCGGGCGCTGTTTTTCCATCCGCTGTCGATCGCCGGCTTCGGCCTGTTCCTGTCCACCGCAGCCGGTCTTCTCTCCATCCTGTTTGCCGTTCCCTTTATGACCGGCCTGTGGATCTATCCGACGCTTTTCGGCGCCGAGGTGCCGCTGTCGAGCGTCATGCTCTTCGATATCGGCGTCTATCTTGTCGTGCTCGGCGCCATCACGTCGATCGCATTGGCATTGGAAGAAAAGGAGGTGGAATGA
- a CDS encoding NADH-ubiquinone oxidoreductase chain 4L (PFAM: NADH-ubiquinone oxidoreductase chain 4L~KEGG: rec:RHECIAT_CH0001340 Na+/H+ antiporter protein, subunit C) yields the protein MMEPLLAILVGLFFAAAIYLMLSKFSIRIMLGIAILGNAVNLLLFTGGRLTREVPPIIPAGLDSLPAGTANPLPQALILTAIVISFSFLAFLLVLTYRAYQDLGTDNTSDMRAAEPDDRPLPPLGY from the coding sequence ATGATGGAGCCGCTTCTGGCGATCCTCGTCGGTCTGTTCTTCGCCGCCGCCATCTATCTGATGCTGTCGAAATTCTCGATCCGCATCATGCTCGGCATCGCCATCCTCGGCAACGCCGTCAACCTGCTGCTCTTTACCGGTGGCCGGCTGACGCGCGAGGTGCCGCCGATCATCCCGGCGGGTCTCGACAGCTTGCCCGCAGGCACGGCCAACCCGCTGCCGCAGGCCCTCATCCTGACGGCGATCGTCATCTCCTTTTCCTTCCTTGCCTTCCTGCTGGTGCTGACCTACCGCGCCTATCAGGACCTCGGCACCGACAACACCAGCGACATGCGCGCCGCCGAGCCCGACGACCGGCCGCTGCCGCCATTGGGGTATTGA
- a CDS encoding NADH/Ubiquinone/plastoquinone (complex I) (PFAM: NADH/Ubiquinone/plastoquinone (complex I)~KEGG: rec:RHECIAT_CH0001341 Na+/H+ antiporter protein, subunit D) gives MAAATSTVDLSAALITAPVPIGHWLAILPVAHCITLGAVLLMLRAYPRLQAWLAIPGLAALALIDAALLAKVAADGPLTMVMGRWLPPFGIAFTVDLFGALMAFTAALAALAGGIYALADIGESGRRYGFFPLLMLLMAGVTGAFLTGDIFNLYVWFEVLLISSFGLIILGSEREQIDGALKYAVLNLIATTLFLVGVGILYAAFGTLNMADIAAKAGDLRGTAPLMTLASLFLLAFGMKAAAFPVNFWLPAAYHTPRIVVSALFAGLLTKVGIYALIRVMVMLLPVERQELSPVIALAAAATIVVGALGALAENDIRRLFGYVVISGIGNMLAGVALGGLGGISGAVFYALHSMVLMTALYLAAGEIARRGGGFSLSALGGLYRQSGGFTALSLVLFLAACGLPPFSGFWPKVILVKASLDLGAWWLAASILVGGFLTTIAFGRLFLLAYWRPAAIALTPSGPRWRTGLPLAALTALVIGFGILPEQLLALSQSAAAGLADPHAYLHSVFPEGRAP, from the coding sequence ATGGCTGCCGCCACCTCCACCGTCGATCTCTCCGCTGCCCTGATCACCGCCCCAGTGCCGATCGGTCACTGGCTTGCCATCCTGCCGGTCGCCCATTGCATCACGCTCGGCGCCGTCCTGCTGATGCTGCGCGCCTATCCCCGCCTGCAGGCCTGGCTTGCCATCCCTGGTCTTGCGGCGCTGGCGCTGATCGATGCGGCGCTGCTCGCCAAGGTCGCGGCCGACGGGCCGCTGACCATGGTCATGGGCCGCTGGCTGCCGCCCTTCGGCATCGCCTTCACTGTCGATCTCTTCGGTGCGCTGATGGCTTTTACCGCGGCCCTTGCCGCACTCGCCGGCGGCATCTATGCGCTGGCCGATATCGGCGAAAGCGGCCGGCGATATGGTTTCTTCCCGCTGCTGATGCTGCTGATGGCCGGCGTCACCGGCGCCTTTCTCACCGGCGATATCTTCAATCTCTATGTCTGGTTCGAGGTGCTGCTGATCTCCTCCTTCGGGCTGATCATCCTTGGTTCCGAACGTGAGCAAATCGACGGCGCGCTGAAATATGCGGTGCTCAATCTGATCGCCACGACCCTGTTCCTGGTCGGCGTCGGCATTCTCTATGCCGCCTTCGGCACCCTCAACATGGCCGATATCGCTGCAAAAGCTGGTGATTTGCGCGGCACGGCGCCGCTGATGACGCTGGCAAGCCTCTTCCTGCTCGCCTTTGGCATGAAGGCGGCGGCCTTCCCGGTCAATTTCTGGCTGCCCGCCGCCTATCATACGCCGCGTATCGTGGTCTCCGCACTGTTTGCCGGCCTGCTCACCAAGGTCGGCATCTACGCGCTGATCCGGGTGATGGTCATGCTGTTGCCGGTGGAGCGCCAGGAATTGAGCCCGGTGATCGCGCTCGCCGCCGCCGCGACCATTGTCGTGGGCGCTCTCGGCGCGCTTGCCGAAAACGATATCCGCAGGCTGTTCGGCTATGTCGTCATATCGGGCATCGGAAACATGCTGGCCGGCGTCGCCCTCGGCGGCCTTGGCGGCATCAGCGGCGCTGTCTTCTATGCGCTCCATTCGATGGTGCTGATGACCGCACTTTATCTTGCCGCCGGCGAGATCGCCCGGCGCGGCGGCGGCTTTTCGCTGTCGGCCCTCGGCGGGCTCTACCGGCAAAGCGGCGGTTTCACCGCACTCTCCCTCGTGCTCTTCCTGGCCGCCTGTGGCCTGCCGCCCTTTTCCGGCTTCTGGCCGAAGGTCATTCTCGTCAAGGCCTCGCTCGATCTCGGCGCCTGGTGGCTGGCGGCCTCGATCCTCGTCGGCGGTTTTCTGACGACGATCGCCTTCGGTCGTCTCTTTCTGCTCGCCTATTGGCGCCCGGCGGCGATAGCACTGACGCCGTCCGGACCGAGGTGGCGCACGGGCTTGCCGCTCGCCGCGCTGACCGCGCTGGTCATCGGCTTCGGCATCTTGCCGGAACAGTTGCTGGCGCTGTCGCAATCGGCCGCCGCCGGCTTGGCCGATCCCCACGCCTATCTTCATTCGGTCTTCCCGGAAGGGCGTGCGCCGTGA
- a CDS encoding cation antiporter (PFAM: cation antiporter~KEGG: rec:RHECIAT_CH0001342 Na+/H+ antiporter protein, subunit E) produces MIFFLFNLLLATAWVTVTGSASLHNLVLGVLLGALALVIIRESFGGKGRIPRVLPVFSLAALFLKELSLSAWKVTVTVLSPDMKLKPGIFAYPLTVTSDFEITLLANLITLTPGTLSVDVSTDRRTLYVHALDCSDPEATRRDIANGFERKIMEAFR; encoded by the coding sequence GTGATCTTCTTCCTCTTCAACCTGCTGCTTGCTACTGCCTGGGTCACTGTTACCGGCAGCGCCTCGCTGCACAATCTCGTCCTCGGCGTCCTGCTCGGGGCCCTGGCGCTGGTCATCATCCGCGAATCCTTCGGCGGCAAGGGACGCATCCCCCGCGTCCTCCCGGTATTCTCGCTCGCCGCTCTGTTCCTCAAGGAGTTGTCGCTGTCGGCCTGGAAGGTCACGGTCACCGTGCTCTCGCCCGATATGAAGCTGAAACCCGGCATCTTCGCCTACCCTTTGACGGTGACGAGCGATTTCGAGATCACTTTGCTGGCAAACCTCATCACGCTGACTCCAGGCACGCTTTCGGTCGACGTCTCCACAGATCGCCGCACGCTCTATGTGCACGCGCTCGATTGTTCCGATCCGGAGGCGACCAGGCGTGATATCGCCAACGGTTTCGAACGCAAGATCATGGAGGCCTTCCGGTGA
- a CDS encoding multiple resistance and pH regulation protein F (PFAM: multiple resistance and pH regulation protein F~KEGG: rec:RHECIAT_CH0001343 Na+/H+ antiporter protein, subunit F), whose translation MITPAAIVAAASSAALVILGLALILTVWRVVAGPTLPDRILALDMLTGIAIGFIAVIAVKTGFSLYIDIAISLGLVGFLATVAFARFVLSRGNIKSKPSASAANGDTQKRRAGGKKR comes from the coding sequence GTGATCACACCTGCCGCCATCGTCGCAGCCGCATCCTCGGCCGCACTCGTCATCCTCGGCCTGGCGCTGATCCTCACCGTCTGGCGCGTCGTTGCCGGCCCGACACTGCCGGACCGGATCCTCGCCCTCGACATGCTGACCGGCATCGCCATCGGTTTCATCGCCGTCATTGCGGTCAAGACCGGATTTTCGCTCTATATCGATATTGCCATCTCGCTCGGCCTCGTCGGTTTCCTGGCGACCGTCGCCTTCGCCCGATTCGTGCTGTCGCGCGGCAATATCAAATCGAAGCCGTCCGCATCTGCGGCAAATGGCGACACGCAAAAACGCCGGGCAGGGGGGAAGAAGCGATGA
- a CDS encoding monovalent cation/proton antiporter, MnhG/PhaG subunit (TIGRFAM: monovalent cation/proton antiporter, MnhG/PhaG subunit~PFAM: Na+/H+ antiporter subunit~KEGG: rec:RHECIAT_CH0001344 Na+/H+ antiporter protein, subunit G) — MIDYIVAAVTALLLIVGSLFTLAAAIGLVRLPDLYTRMHSASKAGTVGSGLLLLAAGLYSQDPAILARAIAGFVFFLLTAPVAAHLLARVAHRSGYDLGALSVRDDIRDR; from the coding sequence ATGATCGATTATATCGTGGCTGCCGTCACCGCCTTGCTTTTGATCGTTGGTTCGCTCTTTACGCTTGCGGCAGCGATCGGCCTGGTCCGGCTGCCTGATCTCTATACGCGCATGCATTCGGCCTCGAAGGCGGGGACTGTCGGCTCCGGCCTGTTGCTCCTTGCCGCCGGCCTTTATTCGCAGGACCCGGCGATTCTCGCCCGCGCCATTGCCGGTTTCGTCTTCTTCCTGCTGACGGCACCGGTGGCGGCCCATCTGCTTGCCAGAGTTGCCCATCGTTCGGGATATGATCTCGGTGCACTCTCGGTCCGTGACGATATCAGGGATCGTTGA
- a CDS encoding transcriptional regulator, MucR family (PFAM: ROSMUCR transcriptional regulator~KEGG: ret:RHE_CH01249 transcriptional regulator protein - nodulation competitiveness determinant) produces the protein MTDIATGSAPELLVELTADIVAAYVSNHVVPVSDLANLISDVHSALSNTSVPQPAAAIVEKQKPAVSVRKSVQDEQITCLECGGNFKSLKRHLMTHHSLSPEEYREKWDLPTDYPMVAPAYAEARSRLAKEMGLGQRRKRGRG, from the coding sequence ATGACGGATATAGCGACCGGCAGTGCGCCGGAGCTGCTTGTGGAACTGACAGCCGACATCGTCGCAGCTTATGTCAGCAACCATGTTGTACCGGTCAGCGACCTGGCCAATCTGATTTCCGACGTGCATTCGGCACTGAGCAACACGTCCGTACCGCAGCCTGCTGCGGCGATCGTCGAAAAGCAGAAGCCTGCAGTTTCTGTCCGCAAGTCCGTACAGGACGAGCAGATCACGTGTTTGGAATGCGGCGGCAATTTCAAGTCCCTCAAGCGTCACCTGATGACGCATCACAGCCTCTCGCCGGAAGAATACCGCGAGAAGTGGGACCTGCCGACCGATTACCCGATGGTAGCGCCCGCTTATGCCGAAGCGCGTTCGCGCCTGGCAAAGGAAATGGGCCTCGGGCAGCGCCGCAAGCGCGGCCGCGGCTGA